The nucleotide window AGGCGATCGGGGAGAGGCCACGGGCCACGCGATCCAGCACATCGCCTTCGCCGTTTCGCAGGGCGCAGCCGCGCCCGATTGCGGGGACCGAACAGATCTCCGCCGCGTTGGACATCGGCGTCACCGAAGCCACACCCGGGTCCGACAGCGGACCGGTGAGCCGGGAAAGCCAGTTTTCGGGCACCATAGCATCGGTATTGAGCAAAACGACGGGCCCGTCCCCGGGCCGCGCTTTGGCCGCGGCAAGGCCGTCATTGACGCTTCCCACGAACCCTTCGTTTTCCGCGTGTTCGATCAGCGTGACGCGATCCCCCTGCCCGTCGACCCAGGTTCGGAGCCATGGTCGGACGGCCGGGTCGGTGGATCCATCCTCGACCGCGATCAGGTGCCACGGCAAATCGGAGTGGCGCTCGACCCTGTCGAGGCACGCCTTCACCAGGTCCAGCGCGTTGAAGACGGGCACGATGATGGTCACGATCGCGGGCCGAGCGGGGGGCGACGCGGGTCTGAGCCATCCCGCATCAAGCGGGTGGCCCGTTTGTGGCAGGTCGAGGCGCAAGGCCCGCTTGATCGTCAGACGGTGCTGCGCAGGATCGCCAAGCCCAGTGGCATAACCCGCCAGGGCGGGGCAAGCGCGGAGGACGTCGCGCAGGAATGCGCGCTGGAGACGGCGGTTTGCGGCACGCGGTAGGGGGTCCTCGGGATGGGGAATGGTGACGGCGCGCGCGTCACCCGCGCAGAGCAACCGAAGCGCGCGGGCCGTGTATGGAACCCCAACCTCGAATCCCACATTCACGGCACCGCCGTGCCGCCTTGCGACGTCGGGGCGCGGGATGTCGGGAGTGAAGGCCGCCTCTCCATCGGGCCATGACAGGCGCAATTCGGTGCGATCCGCCCACCCCACGAGTTTCAGCTGGTCCCCGTCGCGAAACACCTGCTCCACCTGCCCCCAGCGGCGCCCCAGCGGTCCGAGGGCAACGCTGCGTCGCCGATCCGAATGGACGGCAGTGTAGCGCAGGTAAAGGGCGTGGAGGCGGCGGAGCATCTGGATGGACTACCCTTTCCGGACCGAGGCGAGGTAGCGGCCATACCCGGTTTTGCCGAACAGCTTTGCCCGCTCGGTCAGGGCATCGCCGTCGATCCATCCGGCCGCGAACGCGATTTCATCGGGGGAGCCGACCTGAAGCCCCTGTCGCTGGGTCAGCGTGCGGACGAAATTCCCGGCATCCAGAAGGCTTTCATGGGTGCCGGTATCGAGCCAGGCATAGCCGCGCCCCATCCGCTCCACCGTCAGGGCGCCGTCGGAGAGGTAGCTTTCCAGAAGGCTCGTGATCTCCAACTCGCCCCGCTGGGAGGGCGTAACCTCCGCCGCGCGGTCGGGGGCCGTGCCGTCGAGGAAATAGAGACCCGTCACCGCGTAGGGCGACGGTGCGACATCCGGCTTTTCAACGATAGCTTTCACGCTGCCATCGGCGGCAAAATCGACGACGCCGTAGCGCTCCGGGTCCGTGACCCGGTAGCCGAACACGGTCCCGCCACGCGCACGTTCGTTGGCCGATGCCAAGACCTCGGGCAGACCGTGGCCGAAGAATATGTTGTCGCCCAGAACCATGGCCGATGGCGCGCCGTCGAGAAACGTCTTGGCCAAAAGATACGCCTGCGCCAGACCATCCGGGCTAGGTTGCTCGATATACGTAAGGTCGAGGCCCCACTGGCCGCCATCGCCCAAGGTACGCTGAAACTGATCCTGGTCGCCGGGGGTGGTGATGATCGCAATCTCGCGAATGCCCGACAGCATCAGGACCGACAGGGGATAGTAGATCATCGGCTTGTCGTAGATCGGTAGAAGCTGCTTGGACACGCCCACCGTCACCGGGTAGAGCCGCGTGCCTGAACCTCCTGCCAGGATGATACCTTTGCGCGCCATTCTGTGCGCCTCCGTCCAAGAAATGTCCCACCGGGCGTAGCGCGTCGGGCGGGACTTGCCAATCGTGACAGACCGATAGGCGGACCATGGACTGACGAAGGTTAAGACCGATTAAACGCGATCAGCGCGATTGAAGATCTTTCACGACAGCGTGCAGCCCCTCGCGCCACGCGGGGCGGTGAAGGCCGAAAGCGGCCTGCGTCGATGCGCAGTCCAGCCGCGAATTCAGGGGGCGTTTTGCCGGGGTCGGATAGTCTTCGGACGGTATGCCTTCGACCGTGCAAGTGATGCCAGCCACGTCGAAAATCGTGCGCGCGAAATCGGCCCAGGATACGTCCGGCGCGCCGGAAAAATGGTAAGTACCGCTCAATCCGGGGTCGCGCGACAAGCCATTGGCGATCTCCACACAGGCCGCCGCAATGGCGCGTGCCGGTGTCGGTCCGCCGATCTGATCGGCAACGATGGTCAGGCAGTCCCGATCGCGCCCCAGCCGCAGCATCGTCTTCACGAAGTTGGAGCCGTGGGCCGAAAAGACCCACGACGTGCGAAGGATGGCATGGGGTCCACCCGCGGCGCGCACCGCAACCTCTCCGGCCAGCTTGGTGCGCCCGTAGGCCCCGAGGGGAGCCGTCACATCACCCGGTTGCCGTGGCTGATTGCCGGAGCCGTCGAAGACGTAATCGGTGGATATTTGGACGAAGGGAATATTCTTCGCCGCGCAAAGCTGCGCAATGGCGCCGGGGGCTTCGGCGTTGATCTTGTGGGCCTGCGCCTCCTCCTCCTCCGCCGTGTCGACGGCTGTGTAGGCGGCGGCGTTGATGACGGCGGTGGCATCGCTGGCCGCGATCAGGGCCGCGCAACGCAAGGGATCGTTCAGGTCCGCCTCGGCCCGGCCGATGCATCGCACGCCAACTTCCGCCAGTTCCCGTGCCACCTGCCCCGATTGGCCAAGGGCGAGAAGCGTCATGCGCCGGTTCCCAGGCGCTGTCCCACGCCATCGCGATCCTGCAAGGCGCGCCACCACTGTGGATTGTCGAGGAACCAGTCCACGGTTTTGGCCAGACCCTCCTCTACCGTGACGGACGGCGACCAGCCCAATTCTGCCTGGATGCGCGAGGCGTCGATGGCGTAGCGCATATCGTGGCCCGGACGGTCGGGGACGAAGGTTATGAGGTCGGCGTGGGGCGCGGCGTCGGGACGGCGTTCGTCCAACAAGCCACATAGCAAGCGGACCAGCTCGATATTCTGCAACTCGTTATGCCCACCAATGTTGTAGCTCCGCCCGACCTGTCCCTTTGCCAGCACACAGAGGAGCGCATCGGCGTGGTCCTCCACGAACAACCAATCGCGGACGTTTTCGCCAGTGCCGTAGACGGGGATCGGCTCTCCGCCTAAAGCCTTGAGGATCACCACGGGGATCAGCTTCTCCGGAAAGTGGAACGGTCCGTAGTTGTTGGAGCAATTCGTCAGTAGCGTCGGCAGGCCGTAGGTTTCGTGCCATGCCCGGACCAGATGGTCGGATGCGGCCTTTGACGCGGAATAGGGCGAGTTGGGCGCGTAGGGCGTATCTTCGGTAAACAGACCCTCCGGACCCAACGTGCCGAACACTTCATCGGTGGAGACGTGGTGGAACCGAAAATCGTCTGGACGACCAAGCGCGTCCCAATGGCTGCGGGCAGCCTCGAGCAAATTGTAGGTGCCGGTCACGTTGGTTTCGATAAACGCGCCCGGCCCGTCGATGGAGCGATCCACGTGGCTTTCGGCGGCCAAATGAAGGATGGCGTCCGGTGCGTGGCGCGACAGGATCGCATCGAGCGTGGCGCGGTCGCGAATATCGCCCCGTTCGAACGTGTAGAGATTCGATTGCGCGACGGAGGCCACGTTGTCCAGGCATGCGGCATAGGTCAGCGCATCTAGGTTGATGACCTCATGTCCCCGCGCAACCGCCAGGCGCACGACAGCCGATCCGATGAACCCCGCCCCGCCCGTGACCAGGATCTTCATTGCGTGCCCCCGTAGACGAACGGCGTTTCAAGGTTCCTCAGCCGCCCCGCGACCCGATCCTTGCTCGACAGGATCGGATCACCGTCCAGCCCCCAGTCGATCCCGATATCTGGATCATTCCAGATCACCGCGCCTTCCGTATCGGGCGCATACGTATCGGAGCATTTGTAGATAATCTCGGTCCCCGGCTCTCGTGTGACGAAGCCATGGGCAAAGCCTTCGGGCACGAGCAATTGCTTTGCGTTCTCGAAGGTCAGTTCGATGCCGAAATACGCGCCGAAGGTGGGCGAGCCTTTGCGGATATCCACGGCGACATCGAAGATCCGCCCCCGTCCGCACCGGACCAGCTTGGCTTGCGCCCTGGGGGGGGCCTGGAAATGCAAGCCACGGATGGTGCCCACCTCTGCCGACAGGGAATGGTTGTCCTGCACGAAGCGCGTCGTGATGCCACCTGCTGCAAACGTGTCTTGATTATAGGTTTCGGCGAAGAAGCCCCGTTCGTCCCCGAAGCGCTTCGGCGTCAGGACCAGAAGGCCGTCGAGGCCGGTTTCTTCAATCTGCATCTGCGGGCCTGCTCTGCCACTTTGCCTTGGCCGGAGCATGCCATGGGGACGCACTCAATGCCAGTCGAAGAAGCCTGGCCCCGCCCGGTCGCGCAGCTCGCGCGCCATCTCGGCACCAAGCGCCGCGCCATCCTCGATCGGGGCCGTGCGGTCGTCGGTCAGCACTTCGGATCCATCGGGGCGCAGGATCTCTCCGCGCAGGCGAAGCGTTGCGCCGTCCAACTCGGCCAGACCCGCAATCGGTGTCTGGCAGGACCCGTCGAGCCCTTTGAGAAACGCACGCTCCGCAGCAAGCCGTTGGCCGGTTGGTCCATCGTGGATCGCCTCCAACATCGCGGCTGCCCTGTTATCATCCATCCGTCGTTCGATCCCGATGGCACCTTGGGCGACGGCGGGCAGCATGTCTTCCACGTCGATGGCGGATTTCACGACATCCACCATGCCCAGACGGCGCAGACCGGCCATGGCAAGGAACGTGGCATCGGCCACCCCGTCCCCCAGTTTCTTCATCCGGGTCTGCACGTTGCCACGAAACTCCACGACGTTGAGGTCCGGACGCCGCGCTGCCAATTGCGCGCGGCGGCGCAGGGACGACGATCCGACCACGGCACCCTCCGGCAATGCGTGCAGGCTGTCATGCCCAAGCGCCACGAAGGCATCCCGCACGTCTTCGCGCGGCAAATAGCAATCGAGGACCAGGCCCGCGGGCTGTTCCACGGGCATGTCCTTCATGGAATGCACCGCGATGTCTATCGAAGATGACAACATGTCCTCCTCGATTTCCTTGGTGAAGAGCCCCTTGCCGCCCAGTTCCTTGAGCGCCACATCCGCGTCGATCAGGCTGCGGTCATCGCCGGTTGTTTTGATGATGACGATTTCGAAAGCCTCTTCAGGCAGTTCGAATGCCGCCATCAGCCGGGCGCGGGTTTCATGGGCCTGTGCCAGCGCCAAAGGAGAGCCGCGTGTTCCAATCCGAAGGGGCTGTGCGGGGGTCGGCAAGTCAGTCGTCATTCTCTCTCCATAGCGGTGTCAACTTGGGTTGACAACGGGCGCTTGCCTGACACTTTTAAGCAGAGTGATCCGGCCCACAATACGACCCTGAGGATAAGTCCCATGCCCGACAAGAAAAAACTGCTGCGCAGCCTCGGCGGGGAAGCGATGGACGTGCCACCGGTTTGGCTGATGCGTCAGGCGGGGCGTTATCTGCCGGAATATCGGGCTACCCGCGCGCAGGCCGGGGATTTCCTGTCGCTGTGCTACAATCCCGAATTGGCCGCCGAGGTCACGTTGCAACCGATCCGGCGCTACGGGTTCGACGCGGCGATCTTGTTCGCCGATATCCTGCTGATCCCACAGGCTCTTGGTGCCGACCTTTGGTTCGTGACCGGCGAAGGGCCGCGCCTGTCCACGATCACCGACGCGTCCGGCATGGCGAGGATAAAGAGCAAAGACGACATCCACGAACACCTCGCCCCGGTCTACGAGACGGTGCGCATCCTATCGCAGGAGCTTCCCCAAGAAACGGCGCTGATCGGCTTTGCGGGCGCGCCCTGGACGGTGGCAACCTACATGATCGCCGGACGCGGGACGCCGGATCAGGCCCCCGCCCACAAGCTACGCGAGGAAGATTCCGGGACGTTCGACGCGCTGATGGACCTGATTACAGAGGCCACTATCGAGTATCTCGACATGCAGGTGCGGGCGGGTGCGGAGGTCGTGAAACTTTTCGATTCCTGGGCCGGCTCCCTCAAGGGCGACGCATTCGACAAATACGCCACTGCACCGGCCAAGAAGATCATTGCCGAGTTGAAATCGCGCCACCCCGATCTTCCCATCATCGCATTCCCGCGCGAAGCGGGTGACAAGTATGTCGGGTTCGCAAACGAAGTCGGCGCGGATTGCCTGGCCATCGATACGTCCGTCGATGCAACATGGGCCGCCGAGAAACTTCAGGTGGATGGCTGCGTACAGGGCAACTTGGACCCCAAGCTGATGGTCACCGGCGGTGAGGCCCTGCAATCGGAGGCGCGCCGGATCGTCGATGCGCTCAAGGGGGGGCCGCATATCTTCAACCTGGGCCACGGGATCACGCCCGATGCCGATCCCGAAAACGTCCATCGCCTGCTGGAAGCCATCCGCGGATAGGCCCGGGCGTTAGTTCCTGTCCAACGGAACGATGGCGTAGTCCGACCCAGGACCGCGCCGCATCCGCCGCAGCCCGATCCGCACCTGCGCCGCGATACGTCGCATGCTTTGGGCAAAGGTCTTGGCCGCCTTCGGGCGCGGCTCCGCGTCAATCGCGCTGGTGGTGGCAAGCGGCGGAGGGATTCCTTCCGCGGCACAACGATCCAGCTGACACGCCAGGGCAGGAACAGCTTGCCACGCCCGCAGATCATAGGCCGCGCACAGGATCGCATCGGCCAGGCCCGGCGCGTAAGCCACCCGGTCCAGCAGGCGTTGCGCGCCAGTCGGCCACAGGACATAGGCGGCCGCTCCGCTCTTGTCCTGCCACAACCGCTGCATGGGTGCGGCGGAATGCGGATCACGCCCAATCAGCTTGCTCCGCCCACGGGTCTCCAGCGTGACAAGATCCACATCGCGAACGGTGTCGAGCCGCTCAAGAAACCGTGGAGCACCGGGCATCAGAACCGCGTCGTCTTCTAAGATCAGGCGCGGCGCGTCCCCTTCCAAAACGGCGCGCCACGCCGCGCGGTGGCTTGCGAACGCGGCCATTTCTGTGGTTCGCAAAGGCCTTTCCCAGCGGCTCCAGTAGGGAAAGTCCCTCGGCGGTTCCAGATGCGCCGGGGTCACGGCCTCCAAACGCTCGTATGGGATGGACAGGGCGTCCAACTGCGACGCCATGAATGCCATACGCTCCGGCTCCAAGGCGAGGTTGATGACAAGCGCCTGCATCGTCAACGCACCCCGCGCAACCGATGCCATCGCAATGCGATATGATACGCCGCCTGTACTCGCAGGTTGCGCCAGATGCGCGATATCCCACCCCCGCGTGCATTTCGGCGGAACTGACTGATCGTGCCTGTGACCGTTTGCTGGTCGCCCATTTGCAAGGGGATGGGGCGGGTCAGGGCGAAGCGCAATCCGTTTTCCCAGAAATACTTGTGGTCGTCGTCAACCGGCCGAAAGAACGGGACCGACCGATCCAAAAGGCGCGTCGCCGCTGCACGGGTCAACGCGTAGCCAAGGCAGCAGGTCGGGACACGGTAAGGGACAGCCAACTGAATCCCGGGGGCCAATTCCCGCTCCGCGATGACCGACGCCTCGGGATGGTAAGAAAAGAGCTTTGCAACATCCCAATCGCTGCCCCCGTCGTCACAGAGCGCCGCCATGACCCGGCGCAGGTCGGGGCTGGCGTCCAGATCATCCTCGAACACGAAACCACCGGGCGCGGCGGCGGTGGCAATGCGACGCCACGCCTCTATGTGACTGAGATAGCATCCAATTTCCGCAGGCACGAGGTCGCGACGCGCGTGGCGGCGATTGGCATCCGCATCATAGGCCGCGCGCATCTCCGCGACGCTCAGGGCGTTCCCATTGACCGCCTCTATCCGTTCAAACTCGATACCCTGCGCCTCGAATTGGCCGCGCACGTTGTCCATCCGCACTGTATTCGCGGCCAGGTTAATGACGAAAGACGGCCAGATCGGCGGGATCGTGTCTTGCTCGCGGCTCATGGTCGAATGCTCTAGCGAATGCGGTGGGATGAGGAAAGCGGCCTAGCCTTCCGACAGCAGCCGCCGATAGATCGCCATTATGGCCTCCGCCTCCGCTTCTATCCGGAAATTCCGCTCCACATGGCGTCGCGCGGATGCTCCCATCGCTGACAGTTTGGTCGTATCCGACAGCATCTCAAGGATCGCATCGGACATGCCCGGTATGTCCTGCGGTGAAATCAGCTTGCCCGTTTCCGCCGTCAGCAATTCCGGAAATGCGCCGACGGTTGTGGCCACGACCGGAACCCCGCAGGCCATCGCCTCAAGCGGGGTCAATCCGAACCCTTCCCAGCGCTGCGGCGCCACGAAAAGATCGAGAACGCGATACCAATCCGCCATTTCGTGAACCGGCACCTCCGGCAGGAAATGGATGCGGTCGCCAACGCCAGACGCGGCAGCCTTAGCGCGGAGATCGGCCTCGTAAGTCGTATGGCTTTCCGTCGCGCGACCCATGATCAGCGCATGGCCGTGTGTCACCTGCTTCAGGACCGGGATCATGGCATCAAGGAAATCACCCGTCCCCTTTTGCGCGCGGATACGCCCGTAGCATCCGACCAAGAGACCGTCTTGCAGTCCCAGCCGGTTCCGAAGGGCAGCTCGGTCGTCGGGCGGCGAAAACTGCGTCGTGTCGATGCCGTGCAGGATCACATCGGCCGGATGATCGAGGTAACCGGCCGTCTTACGAGACGTGGCGATAAGGTGGTCCATCCGGTCGATCAACCACTTGGTGTAGCCCGTGTGTTTACGCTGAGAGGCGGAGGTGAAGACCAGTTTCAGACGCTTGCCGAGCAGGTATTTCAGGGCGAGGCCCGCCAACATCTCCGTATTTCGCCTGGCGTGCCAGACCCGTGGGCCGGAGGGTCCGTTCCGCGACATGGTGATAAGCGCGGAAGGTGGGATCGTCGGGACGTGCAGCGGCATGTCCGGGGCCACGGCGGCCAGTGCCATCGCCTTCGCCTGCAAGGGAACCAGGCGCACGATCGTGGCGGTCACGCCGCTCAACCGCCGTTTAAAATTGGGAACCAGAACGTCAAGCTCGGCGGGATTGGGGCGGTGCTCCATGGGCCGCTTCCTGCCTCAGATGCGGGGTCAGGTCCACTTCGCAATCGGCGGCAGGGACATCAGCACGGCGTTTGCATCATGCCCGGTTTCAAGTCCGAACTTGGTGCCACGGTCGTAGACGAGGTTGTATTCGGCGTAGAGGCCGCGGTGGATCAGCTGCGCCTCGCGGTCTTCTTCCGTGAACGCTTCGTGCCGCCGTTTCTCCACGCAGCCCAGAAATGCCGGAAGGAACGCGCGGCCCACATCCTGGGTGAAGGCGAAATCCGCCTCCCAATCGCCGGTATTGAGGTCATCGTAGAAGATGCCGCCCACGCCACGGGCCCGGTTTCGGTGGGGGACGTAGAAATACTCATCCGCCCAGGCCTTGAACCTTTCGTAATAGTCCGGATCGTGGCGGTCGCAATGGTCCTTGAGGACATGGTGAAAATGCGCCGTATCCTCTTCGTACTCGATGGCGGGGTTCAGGTCCGACCCACCACCGAACCACCACGCTCCGGGGGTCCAGAACATGCGGGTGTTCATGTGAACTGCCGGGACGCGAGGATTTTGCATATGCGCAACCAGGCTGATGCCCGAGGCCCAGAAGCGCGGATCATCCGCCATACCGGCAACACCGCGCGCCGCCATCGCCTTCTGCGCCCTTTCCCCCAACGTTCCGAACACGGCGGAGACATTGACGCCGACCTTTTCGAAAACGCGCCCGTCGCGCATGACGCTCATCAGGCCGCCGCCTGCATCCGACCCGTCGTCGGACGCGCGCTTGGTTTCCGTGACCTCGAACCGACCCGCTGGCGCATCGCCGCCTTGGGAGTCCTCGACCGCCTCGAAGGCTTCGACGATCTCGTCCCTCAGGCTACGGAACCACGCGGCGGCACGGGTCTTGCGATCATCAATCAGGTCTTTCATCGGTCTCGCGGTCCTTTTGCAACACTCGCACAGGTTGTAGCAGGCACGCGGCGGCACCGCCATGGCGCGACGCGCGTGTCGCAGCCCACATTTTGACGGTGGTGTTGCATCGAAGACCACATCTTCCAAATCCTTGCATGCAGTGGGAAAAATCGCGCGAAGCGATGGATTTTGAAACCGCTTTGGCCTAGGATCACACGCAATAGCCGCAACAGACGGCACCTGAGGCAGATAGAGCAACTCATGTTCGTACGGTTTTTTTACGTCGTCCTTCTGGGCGTCGCTTTGACGTTTGGCGCAATTTCGCCCGGTCAGGCCGCGCCCTATGCGGCGATGGTCATGGATGCGCGCAATGGCGAAGTTTTGCATTCGCGCAATGCCGACACCCGCCTGCATCCGGCATCGCTGACCAAGATGATGACCCTCTATATCGCGTTCGAAGCGATCCGGTTGGGTGAGATTACGCTCGATACCGAAGTTACAATCTCCGCCAATGCCGCAGCGGAGCCGCCGTCGGAGCTTGGCCTGCGCGCGGGGTCCACGATCCGCTTCCGC belongs to Hasllibacter sp. MH4015 and includes:
- the rfbA gene encoding glucose-1-phosphate thymidylyltransferase RfbA, whose amino-acid sequence is MARKGIILAGGSGTRLYPVTVGVSKQLLPIYDKPMIYYPLSVLMLSGIREIAIITTPGDQDQFQRTLGDGGQWGLDLTYIEQPSPDGLAQAYLLAKTFLDGAPSAMVLGDNIFFGHGLPEVLASANERARGGTVFGYRVTDPERYGVVDFAADGSVKAIVEKPDVAPSPYAVTGLYFLDGTAPDRAAEVTPSQRGELEITSLLESYLSDGALTVERMGRGYAWLDTGTHESLLDAGNFVRTLTQRQGLQVGSPDEIAFAAGWIDGDALTERAKLFGKTGYGRYLASVRKG
- the rfbD gene encoding dTDP-4-dehydrorhamnose reductase, encoding MTLLALGQSGQVARELAEVGVRCIGRAEADLNDPLRCAALIAASDATAVINAAAYTAVDTAEEEEAQAHKINAEAPGAIAQLCAAKNIPFVQISTDYVFDGSGNQPRQPGDVTAPLGAYGRTKLAGEVAVRAAGGPHAILRTSWVFSAHGSNFVKTMLRLGRDRDCLTIVADQIGGPTPARAIAAACVEIANGLSRDPGLSGTYHFSGAPDVSWADFARTIFDVAGITCTVEGIPSEDYPTPAKRPLNSRLDCASTQAAFGLHRPAWREGLHAVVKDLQSR
- the rfbB gene encoding dTDP-glucose 4,6-dehydratase; this encodes MKILVTGGAGFIGSAVVRLAVARGHEVINLDALTYAACLDNVASVAQSNLYTFERGDIRDRATLDAILSRHAPDAILHLAAESHVDRSIDGPGAFIETNVTGTYNLLEAARSHWDALGRPDDFRFHHVSTDEVFGTLGPEGLFTEDTPYAPNSPYSASKAASDHLVRAWHETYGLPTLLTNCSNNYGPFHFPEKLIPVVILKALGGEPIPVYGTGENVRDWLFVEDHADALLCVLAKGQVGRSYNIGGHNELQNIELVRLLCGLLDERRPDAAPHADLITFVPDRPGHDMRYAIDASRIQAELGWSPSVTVEEGLAKTVDWFLDNPQWWRALQDRDGVGQRLGTGA
- the rfbC gene encoding dTDP-4-dehydrorhamnose 3,5-epimerase, which produces MQIEETGLDGLLVLTPKRFGDERGFFAETYNQDTFAAGGITTRFVQDNHSLSAEVGTIRGLHFQAPPRAQAKLVRCGRGRIFDVAVDIRKGSPTFGAYFGIELTFENAKQLLVPEGFAHGFVTREPGTEIIYKCSDTYAPDTEGAVIWNDPDIGIDWGLDGDPILSSKDRVAGRLRNLETPFVYGGTQ
- the hemC gene encoding hydroxymethylbilane synthase codes for the protein MTTDLPTPAQPLRIGTRGSPLALAQAHETRARLMAAFELPEEAFEIVIIKTTGDDRSLIDADVALKELGGKGLFTKEIEEDMLSSSIDIAVHSMKDMPVEQPAGLVLDCYLPREDVRDAFVALGHDSLHALPEGAVVGSSSLRRRAQLAARRPDLNVVEFRGNVQTRMKKLGDGVADATFLAMAGLRRLGMVDVVKSAIDVEDMLPAVAQGAIGIERRMDDNRAAAMLEAIHDGPTGQRLAAERAFLKGLDGSCQTPIAGLAELDGATLRLRGEILRPDGSEVLTDDRTAPIEDGAALGAEMARELRDRAGPGFFDWH
- the hemE gene encoding uroporphyrinogen decarboxylase, whose product is MPDKKKLLRSLGGEAMDVPPVWLMRQAGRYLPEYRATRAQAGDFLSLCYNPELAAEVTLQPIRRYGFDAAILFADILLIPQALGADLWFVTGEGPRLSTITDASGMARIKSKDDIHEHLAPVYETVRILSQELPQETALIGFAGAPWTVATYMIAGRGTPDQAPAHKLREEDSGTFDALMDLITEATIEYLDMQVRAGAEVVKLFDSWAGSLKGDAFDKYATAPAKKIIAELKSRHPDLPIIAFPREAGDKYVGFANEVGADCLAIDTSVDATWAAEKLQVDGCVQGNLDPKLMVTGGEALQSEARRIVDALKGGPHIFNLGHGITPDADPENVHRLLEAIRG
- a CDS encoding glycosyltransferase family 25 protein, giving the protein MQALVINLALEPERMAFMASQLDALSIPYERLEAVTPAHLEPPRDFPYWSRWERPLRTTEMAAFASHRAAWRAVLEGDAPRLILEDDAVLMPGAPRFLERLDTVRDVDLVTLETRGRSKLIGRDPHSAAPMQRLWQDKSGAAAYVLWPTGAQRLLDRVAYAPGLADAILCAAYDLRAWQAVPALACQLDRCAAEGIPPPLATTSAIDAEPRPKAAKTFAQSMRRIAAQVRIGLRRMRRGPGSDYAIVPLDRN
- a CDS encoding glycosyltransferase family 25 protein, translated to MSREQDTIPPIWPSFVINLAANTVRMDNVRGQFEAQGIEFERIEAVNGNALSVAEMRAAYDADANRRHARRDLVPAEIGCYLSHIEAWRRIATAAAPGGFVFEDDLDASPDLRRVMAALCDDGGSDWDVAKLFSYHPEASVIAERELAPGIQLAVPYRVPTCCLGYALTRAAATRLLDRSVPFFRPVDDDHKYFWENGLRFALTRPIPLQMGDQQTVTGTISQFRRNARGGGISRIWRNLRVQAAYHIALRWHRLRGVR
- a CDS encoding glycosyltransferase family 4 protein, with the protein product MEHRPNPAELDVLVPNFKRRLSGVTATIVRLVPLQAKAMALAAVAPDMPLHVPTIPPSALITMSRNGPSGPRVWHARRNTEMLAGLALKYLLGKRLKLVFTSASQRKHTGYTKWLIDRMDHLIATSRKTAGYLDHPADVILHGIDTTQFSPPDDRAALRNRLGLQDGLLVGCYGRIRAQKGTGDFLDAMIPVLKQVTHGHALIMGRATESHTTYEADLRAKAAASGVGDRIHFLPEVPVHEMADWYRVLDLFVAPQRWEGFGLTPLEAMACGVPVVATTVGAFPELLTAETGKLISPQDIPGMSDAILEMLSDTTKLSAMGASARRHVERNFRIEAEAEAIMAIYRRLLSEG
- the hemF gene encoding oxygen-dependent coproporphyrinogen oxidase, producing the protein MKDLIDDRKTRAAAWFRSLRDEIVEAFEAVEDSQGGDAPAGRFEVTETKRASDDGSDAGGGLMSVMRDGRVFEKVGVNVSAVFGTLGERAQKAMAARGVAGMADDPRFWASGISLVAHMQNPRVPAVHMNTRMFWTPGAWWFGGGSDLNPAIEYEEDTAHFHHVLKDHCDRHDPDYYERFKAWADEYFYVPHRNRARGVGGIFYDDLNTGDWEADFAFTQDVGRAFLPAFLGCVEKRRHEAFTEEDREAQLIHRGLYAEYNLVYDRGTKFGLETGHDANAVLMSLPPIAKWT